The Ornithinimicrobium faecis genome includes a window with the following:
- a CDS encoding acetolactate synthase large subunit: MTAQPTSAAPAQMALPSTSTGAEALVDALLRVGAEHIFGLPGGAVLPLYDTLYQRPELRHILVRHEQGAGHAAQGYAAATGKVGVCLATSGPGATNLVTPLADANMDSVPMVAITGNVPSSAMGSDAFQEADIRSITMPVTKHSFLVTDPAMIAPTVASAFRLASSGRPGPVLVDVSKDALTAQTKTVTDGDLAMPGYRPVTEPGHEQVRDAVSLMLASRRPVLYVGGGTIRAGAHGELMALAEMTGLPVVTTLMARGAFPDSHPQHLGMPGMHGTVAAVGALQKSDLIISLGARFDDRVTGVRESFAPHAKVIHADIDPAEIGKVRAAEVALLGDCRPTIAALAGEFRARVEGGTVPDYAEWVDFCQKVKGRYPLSYDEAPGGQVAPQQVIERLGALAGPDAVFTSGVGQHQMWAAHYLGFERPRTWINSGGLGTMGFAVPAAMGAKVGRPDSTVWAVDGDGCFQMTNQELATCAVEGIPIKVAIINNGALGMVRQWQTLFYNERYSNTGLRGTPARPEARTPIHVPDFVMLARSYGCEALRCEDPADIDKTIETAMGINDVPVVVDFRVHQDAMVWPMVASGASNDDIKFARDLAPQFEEDD, translated from the coding sequence ATGACCGCTCAGCCCACCAGCGCAGCGCCCGCCCAGATGGCGCTCCCGAGCACGAGCACCGGTGCCGAGGCACTCGTGGATGCGCTGCTCCGCGTAGGCGCAGAGCACATCTTCGGTCTCCCCGGCGGGGCGGTGCTGCCGCTCTACGACACGCTCTATCAGCGTCCCGAGCTGCGTCACATCCTGGTCCGCCACGAGCAGGGCGCCGGCCACGCGGCCCAGGGCTATGCGGCGGCGACCGGCAAGGTCGGGGTCTGCCTGGCCACGAGTGGGCCGGGAGCCACCAACCTGGTCACCCCGCTGGCCGACGCCAACATGGACTCCGTGCCGATGGTGGCGATCACCGGCAACGTGCCCAGCTCGGCGATGGGCTCGGACGCCTTCCAGGAGGCCGACATCCGCTCGATCACCATGCCGGTGACCAAGCACAGCTTCCTGGTGACCGACCCCGCGATGATCGCCCCGACCGTGGCCAGCGCCTTCCGGCTGGCGTCGAGCGGTCGCCCCGGGCCTGTCCTGGTCGACGTCAGCAAGGACGCGCTGACCGCTCAGACCAAGACGGTCACCGACGGCGACCTGGCGATGCCGGGCTATCGGCCGGTGACCGAGCCCGGTCACGAGCAGGTCCGTGACGCGGTCTCGCTGATGCTCGCCTCCCGCCGTCCGGTGCTCTATGTCGGTGGCGGCACCATCCGCGCCGGCGCCCACGGCGAGCTGATGGCCCTGGCGGAGATGACCGGCCTCCCCGTGGTCACCACGCTCATGGCCCGCGGTGCCTTCCCGGACAGCCACCCGCAGCACCTGGGGATGCCAGGCATGCACGGCACGGTCGCGGCCGTCGGCGCGCTGCAGAAGTCGGACCTGATCATCAGCCTGGGCGCCCGCTTCGATGACCGGGTCACCGGTGTCCGCGAGTCGTTCGCGCCGCATGCCAAGGTGATCCACGCCGACATCGACCCCGCGGAGATCGGCAAGGTCCGCGCGGCGGAGGTCGCCCTGCTCGGCGACTGCCGCCCCACCATCGCGGCCCTGGCCGGCGAGTTCCGTGCCCGCGTCGAGGGCGGCACCGTCCCCGACTACGCCGAGTGGGTCGACTTCTGCCAGAAGGTCAAGGGCCGCTACCCGTTGTCGTATGACGAGGCGCCGGGTGGGCAGGTCGCCCCCCAGCAGGTGATCGAGCGGCTGGGCGCCCTGGCCGGGCCGGACGCGGTGTTCACCTCGGGTGTTGGACAGCACCAGATGTGGGCCGCGCACTATCTCGGCTTCGAGCGTCCGCGGACCTGGATCAACTCCGGGGGCCTGGGCACGATGGGCTTCGCGGTCCCCGCGGCGATGGGCGCCAAGGTTGGCCGACCGGACAGCACCGTCTGGGCGGTCGACGGCGACGGTTGCTTCCAGATGACCAACCAGGAGCTGGCCACCTGCGCCGTCGAGGGCATCCCGATCAAGGTTGCCATCATCAACAACGGCGCTCTGGGCATGGTCCGGCAGTGGCAGACGCTGTTCTACAACGAGCGCTACAGCAACACCGGCCTGCGCGGCACGCCGGCCCGGCCGGAGGCGCGCACCCCGATCCACGTGCCGGACTTCGTGATGCTGGCCCGCAGCTATGGCTGCGAGGCGCTGCGCTGCGAGGACCCCGCTGACATCGACAAGACGATCGAGACCGCCATGGGCATCAACGACGTCCCCGTCGTCGTCGACTTCCGCGTCCACCAGGACGCGATGGTCTGGCCGATGGTCGCCTCGGGCGCCAGCAACGACGACATCAAGTTTGCCCGCGACCTCGCCCCCCAGTTTGAGGAGGACGACTGA
- the ilvN gene encoding acetolactate synthase small subunit, translated as MSRHALSVLVENNPGVLARVSVLFARRSFNIDHLVVGPTEDPKVSRMTIVLNVGDEQLHKVTSQLDKLIEVIHIEELSDPSAIRDKLWAINDNGPRPVGAMAAAWG; from the coding sequence ATGAGCCGTCACGCACTGTCTGTCCTGGTCGAGAACAATCCGGGCGTCCTGGCCCGGGTCTCGGTCCTGTTCGCCCGCCGCAGCTTCAACATCGACCACCTGGTCGTTGGCCCCACCGAGGACCCCAAGGTCTCCCGGATGACCATCGTCCTCAACGTCGGTGACGAGCAGCTGCACAAGGTCACCAGCCAGTTGGACAAGCTGATCGAGGTCATCCACATCGAGGAGCTGTCGGACCCGTCCGCGATCCGCGACAAGCTGTGGGCGATCAACGACAACGGGCCACGCCCGGTCGGCGCCATGGCGGCCGCCTGGGGCTGA
- the ilvC gene encoding ketol-acid reductoisomerase yields MAKMYYDDDAELGLIQDRSVAVIGYGSQGHAHALSLRDSGVDVRVGLPETSKSRAKAEAEGLRVVTPEQAAQEADLIMILTPDHTQRTLYTEAIEPHLNEGDALFFSHGFNIRFDYIKPPTGVDVCMVAPKGPGHLVRREYVDGRGVPVLVAVEQDASGRAWDVALSYAAAIGGLRAGGIKTTFTEETETDLFGEQAVLCGGVSQLVMKGFETLTEAGYQPEVAYFECLHELKLIVDLMYEGGIAKQRWSVSDTAEYGDYVSGPRVIDDKVKENMQAVLEDVRNGNFAARFIADQDSGAPEFKKLRSEAEVHPIETVGRELRDMMSWVKSHDSDYVEGTAAR; encoded by the coding sequence ATGGCCAAGATGTACTACGACGACGACGCCGAGCTCGGTCTGATCCAGGACCGTTCGGTCGCGGTCATCGGCTATGGCAGCCAGGGGCACGCGCACGCGCTGTCGCTCCGTGACTCAGGGGTGGACGTGCGCGTCGGTCTCCCCGAGACCTCCAAGTCCCGCGCCAAGGCCGAGGCCGAGGGGCTGCGGGTCGTGACTCCGGAGCAGGCGGCACAAGAGGCCGACCTGATCATGATCCTCACGCCGGACCACACGCAGCGCACCCTCTACACCGAGGCGATCGAGCCGCACCTCAACGAGGGTGACGCGCTCTTCTTCAGCCACGGGTTCAACATCCGGTTCGACTACATCAAGCCCCCGACCGGGGTGGACGTGTGCATGGTCGCCCCCAAGGGCCCGGGTCACCTGGTGCGTCGCGAGTATGTCGACGGTCGGGGTGTGCCGGTCCTGGTCGCCGTCGAGCAGGACGCCAGCGGGCGCGCCTGGGACGTGGCGCTGTCGTATGCCGCAGCCATCGGGGGACTGCGCGCCGGCGGCATCAAGACGACCTTCACCGAGGAGACCGAGACGGATCTTTTCGGCGAGCAGGCGGTCCTTTGTGGTGGTGTGAGCCAACTGGTCATGAAGGGCTTCGAGACGCTGACCGAGGCTGGCTACCAGCCGGAGGTCGCCTACTTCGAGTGCCTGCACGAGCTCAAGCTCATCGTCGACCTGATGTATGAGGGCGGCATCGCCAAGCAGCGCTGGTCGGTCTCCGACACCGCGGAGTACGGCGACTACGTCTCCGGCCCGCGCGTCATCGACGACAAGGTCAAGGAGAACATGCAGGCGGTGCTCGAGGACGTCCGCAACGGCAACTTCGCGGCCCGCTTCATCGCCGACCAGGACTCCGGCGCCCCGGAGTTCAAGAAGCTTCGGTCCGAGGCGGAGGTGCACCCCATCGAGACCGTCGGTCGTGAGCTGCGCGACATGATGTCCTGGGTGAAGTCGCACGACTCCGACTATGTCGAGGGGACCGCGGCGCGGTGA
- the ilvD gene encoding dihydroxy-acid dehydratase: protein MTEVDPKPRSRDVTDGLERAAARGMLRAVGMGDDDWVKPQVGVASSWNEITPCNLSLERLAKAAKDGVHEAGGYPLEFGTISVSDGISMGHEGMHYSLVSREVIADSVETVMSAERLDGSVLLAGCDKSLPAMLMAAARLDLAAAFVYAGTILPGQAKLSDGSTREVTIIDAFEAVGACSAGLMSRDDVDAIERAICPGEGACGGFYTANTMAAVAEAMGMALPGSAAPPATDRRRDGIARASGRAVVEMLRQGITARQIMTKEAFENAIAVVMAFGGSTNAVLHLLAIAREADVELTLDDFRRIGAKVPHLADVKPFGQHVMVDVDRVGGIPVVMRALLDAGLLHGDCLTVTGKTVAENLAEVPPPDLDGEVLRALDNPIHKTGGLTILQGSLAPDGAVVKSAGFDSDVFRGTARVFDGERAAMDALEAGTVAAGDVVVIRYEGPQGGPGMREMLAITGAIKGAGLGKDVLLVTDGRFSGGTTGLCVGHIAPEATTGGPIALVEDGDPIVLDVANGTLEVEVSDDILQQRRALWAPPEPPERSRRGVLNKYVRLVGSASQGAVTY, encoded by the coding sequence GTGACCGAGGTCGATCCCAAGCCCCGCTCACGCGATGTCACCGACGGTCTGGAGCGCGCCGCTGCCCGCGGCATGCTCCGGGCCGTCGGGATGGGTGATGACGACTGGGTCAAGCCCCAGGTCGGAGTCGCCTCGTCGTGGAACGAGATCACGCCGTGCAACCTGTCCCTGGAGCGGCTGGCCAAGGCCGCCAAGGACGGGGTGCACGAGGCGGGTGGCTATCCGTTGGAGTTCGGCACCATCTCGGTGTCTGACGGCATCTCGATGGGCCACGAGGGGATGCACTACTCCCTGGTGTCCCGCGAGGTGATCGCCGACTCGGTGGAGACCGTCATGTCCGCCGAGCGGCTGGACGGGTCGGTGCTGCTGGCCGGGTGCGACAAGTCGCTGCCGGCGATGCTGATGGCGGCGGCACGCCTGGACCTAGCGGCGGCGTTCGTCTATGCCGGCACGATCCTGCCCGGTCAGGCCAAGCTGTCCGACGGGTCGACCCGTGAGGTCACCATCATCGATGCCTTCGAGGCAGTCGGTGCCTGCTCGGCCGGGCTGATGTCCCGGGACGACGTCGACGCGATCGAGCGGGCGATCTGCCCGGGCGAGGGTGCCTGCGGTGGGTTCTATACCGCCAACACGATGGCTGCCGTCGCCGAGGCGATGGGCATGGCGCTGCCGGGCTCGGCGGCCCCGCCGGCCACCGACCGGCGCCGGGACGGCATCGCCAGGGCGAGCGGGCGGGCCGTGGTCGAGATGCTGCGACAGGGCATCACCGCGCGCCAGATCATGACCAAGGAGGCGTTCGAGAACGCCATCGCGGTCGTGATGGCCTTCGGTGGCTCGACCAACGCGGTGCTGCATCTGCTCGCGATCGCTCGCGAGGCGGACGTGGAGCTGACGCTCGATGACTTCCGTCGGATCGGCGCGAAGGTGCCGCACCTGGCCGACGTCAAGCCGTTCGGGCAGCACGTCATGGTCGACGTGGACCGCGTGGGAGGCATCCCCGTGGTGATGCGCGCCCTGCTGGATGCCGGTCTGCTGCACGGTGATTGCCTCACCGTGACGGGCAAGACGGTGGCCGAGAACCTGGCGGAGGTGCCCCCGCCGGACCTGGATGGTGAGGTGCTGCGAGCGCTGGACAACCCGATCCACAAGACGGGCGGTCTGACCATCCTGCAGGGCTCCCTCGCCCCGGACGGGGCGGTGGTGAAGTCGGCCGGTTTCGACTCGGACGTCTTCCGTGGGACCGCGCGCGTCTTCGACGGGGAGCGGGCCGCGATGGACGCGCTCGAGGCCGGGACCGTCGCGGCCGGCGACGTGGTCGTCATCCGTTATGAGGGGCCTCAGGGAGGCCCGGGCATGCGGGAGATGCTCGCCATCACCGGAGCGATCAAGGGCGCCGGGCTCGGCAAGGACGTCCTGCTGGTGACCGACGGCCGGTTCTCCGGTGGCACCACGGGCCTCTGCGTCGGGCACATCGCGCCCGAGGCGACCACCGGTGGACCGATCGCCCTGGTCGAGGACGGTGACCCCATCGTCCTGGACGTCGCGAACGGGACGCTCGAGGTCGAGGTGAGCGACGACATACTGCAGCAGCGTCGTGCTCTGTGGGCTCCACCGGAGCCCCCCGAGCGGTCCAGGCGGGGCGTGCTGAACAAGTATGTGCGGCTCGTGGGGTCGGCGTCGCAGGGCGCCGTCACATACTGA
- a CDS encoding TRAP transporter substrate-binding protein: protein MKRRIVALGTVVALGFGLSACGGGGAGSDVIILRVALNQTETHPSYVALSNYSDRLEEQTDGRMRLDIFPNETLGAQAEVLQLLSDNIIDLGIISGSQMENLSGDFLVLNMPGVFDSVEHQMPVVHDPEIVGELYTSLEDSNDITVMGGFTQGSRHIYTKNKVTSLADLDGVKIRVQESELNLAMIRALGGSPTPMAFGEVYTALQSGVLDGAENNEVSYFTQKHFEVAPFFTNSNHLVGLDYMVASTEMLEGLAPEDRQLLEDEWINTYEDHIQLWDEATQEAIEGAQAGGAEWVEIDQEEVRAALEPLADEFLTTPTQRQLYDKIRAAAPGQED from the coding sequence ATGAAACGGCGGATCGTCGCACTCGGCACGGTGGTGGCGTTGGGGTTCGGCCTCAGCGCCTGTGGTGGAGGGGGCGCGGGCAGTGATGTGATCATCCTGCGAGTTGCGCTGAACCAAACCGAGACGCACCCCTCCTACGTGGCGCTGTCCAACTACAGCGACCGGCTCGAGGAGCAGACCGACGGGCGGATGCGCCTGGACATCTTCCCCAACGAGACACTCGGCGCCCAGGCCGAGGTGCTGCAGCTGCTCAGCGACAACATCATCGACCTGGGGATCATCTCCGGCTCCCAGATGGAGAACCTGAGCGGGGACTTCCTGGTGCTCAACATGCCGGGTGTCTTCGACTCCGTCGAGCACCAGATGCCGGTCGTTCACGACCCGGAGATCGTCGGGGAGCTCTACACCTCCCTGGAGGACAGCAACGACATCACGGTCATGGGCGGGTTCACCCAGGGATCGCGCCACATCTACACCAAGAACAAGGTGACCTCGCTCGCCGACCTGGATGGCGTGAAGATCCGGGTCCAGGAGAGCGAGCTCAACCTGGCGATGATCCGGGCACTGGGAGGCTCACCAACCCCGATGGCCTTCGGTGAGGTCTACACCGCGCTGCAGTCGGGCGTGCTGGACGGCGCGGAGAACAACGAGGTCTCCTACTTCACGCAGAAGCACTTCGAGGTGGCGCCCTTCTTCACCAACTCCAACCACCTGGTGGGGCTGGACTACATGGTTGCGAGCACCGAGATGCTCGAGGGTCTGGCCCCCGAGGACCGCCAGTTACTCGAGGACGAGTGGATCAACACCTACGAGGACCACATCCAGCTGTGGGACGAGGCCACCCAGGAGGCCATCGAGGGTGCGCAGGCCGGTGGGGCCGAGTGGGTCGAGATCGACCAGGAGGAGGTCCGGGCGGCCCTCGAGCCGTTGGCCGACGAGTTCCTCACCACGCCCACTCAACGACAGCTCTACGACAAGATCCGCGCCGCGGCGCCAGGGCAGGAGGACTGA
- a CDS encoding TRAP transporter small permease: MEPIKKGLDRVLQGASVVLFALLVVVVVWQVFTRQVLNSPSAWTEELARYTFVWVGLFATALVFSERGHIAVDFVVTKFSTKPRKVVAVVVQLAIIFFALAVLVYGGVRASNGAWNQSLSALPTQVGVMYLAMPITGVLITFYAIYHLQAVLRGAEEAIDTDQDPQMV; encoded by the coding sequence GTGGAACCCATCAAGAAGGGACTCGATCGGGTGCTGCAGGGCGCCTCGGTCGTGCTGTTCGCGCTGTTGGTGGTGGTTGTCGTCTGGCAGGTCTTCACCCGTCAGGTGCTCAACTCACCCAGTGCCTGGACCGAGGAGTTGGCCCGCTACACGTTCGTGTGGGTGGGGCTGTTCGCGACCGCCCTCGTCTTCTCTGAGCGAGGGCACATCGCGGTCGACTTTGTGGTCACGAAGTTCTCGACGAAACCGCGCAAGGTCGTGGCCGTCGTCGTGCAGCTGGCGATCATCTTCTTTGCCCTCGCTGTCCTGGTCTATGGCGGCGTCCGCGCCTCGAACGGCGCCTGGAACCAGTCGCTGAGCGCCCTGCCGACCCAGGTCGGCGTGATGTATCTGGCGATGCCGATCACCGGCGTGCTGATCACGTTCTACGCGATCTACCACCTCCAAGCCGTCCTGCGGGGCGCCGAGGAAGCCATCGACACCGACCAAGACCCCCAGATGGTGTGA
- a CDS encoding TRAP transporter large permease translates to MDPIALAATVLVGTIVLGIIFSVPIAVSIGLGTFFAAVVLLDFEKAALVSSQRLFTGINSFTLLAIPFFVLAGVLMNTGGIAGRLIDAAKVMVGKTPASLANTNVVANAMFGAVSGAAVAAAAAIGTVMTPRMKEDGYDPKWSAAVNVASAPAGMLIPPSNTFIVYSLVSGASISALFMAGIIPGLIWAGACILVVMLTYKKYSTPQETASVSFKDSMLVIWRAVPSLLMIIIVIGGIVGGIFTATESSAIAVVYCLVLGFIYRTIKWSDLPKALLDAARTTAIIMLLVGVSTALSFVMSFSHIPDAVSDGLLGLTDSPQIILFLMMIILLMVGTFMDPTPAILIFTPIFLPIVTTFDMSPVHFGTMIVYALSIGVITPPVGNVLFVGARVAGMGIEPVVGKLIWFLLALVGGLLLVIYIEPLSLWIPNMLGLIAE, encoded by the coding sequence ATGGACCCCATCGCTCTCGCAGCCACCGTTCTGGTCGGCACGATCGTCCTCGGCATCATCTTCTCGGTGCCGATCGCCGTCAGCATCGGTCTCGGCACGTTCTTCGCAGCGGTCGTGCTCCTCGACTTTGAGAAGGCCGCGCTGGTCTCCAGCCAACGATTGTTCACCGGCATCAACTCCTTCACCCTGTTGGCGATTCCGTTCTTCGTGCTCGCCGGCGTCCTGATGAACACTGGCGGCATCGCCGGCAGGCTCATCGACGCCGCCAAGGTCATGGTGGGCAAGACGCCAGCCAGCCTGGCCAACACCAACGTCGTGGCCAACGCGATGTTCGGCGCCGTCAGCGGCGCGGCGGTCGCTGCCGCAGCAGCCATCGGCACGGTGATGACACCGCGGATGAAGGAGGACGGTTACGACCCGAAGTGGTCGGCAGCGGTCAACGTCGCGTCTGCCCCCGCAGGCATGCTCATCCCGCCGAGCAACACCTTCATCGTCTACTCACTGGTCAGTGGTGCCTCCATCTCCGCGCTGTTCATGGCCGGCATCATCCCGGGCCTGATCTGGGCTGGCGCCTGCATCCTCGTGGTGATGCTGACCTACAAGAAGTACAGCACCCCCCAGGAGACGGCGTCGGTCTCGTTCAAGGACTCGATGCTGGTGATCTGGCGGGCCGTGCCCTCGCTGCTGATGATCATCATCGTGATCGGCGGCATCGTCGGTGGCATCTTCACCGCCACCGAGTCCTCGGCCATCGCGGTCGTCTACTGCCTGGTCCTGGGCTTCATCTATCGCACCATCAAGTGGTCCGACCTGCCCAAGGCCCTGCTGGATGCCGCCCGCACGACGGCCATCATCATGCTGCTGGTCGGTGTCTCGACGGCACTGTCGTTCGTGATGTCCTTCTCGCACATCCCCGACGCGGTCTCCGACGGGCTGCTCGGCCTGACCGACAGCCCACAGATCATCTTGTTCCTGATGATGATCATCCTGCTGATGGTCGGCACCTTCATGGACCCGACCCCGGCCATCCTGATCTTCACACCGATCTTCCTGCCGATCGTCACGACCTTCGACATGAGCCCGGTGCACTTCGGCACGATGATCGTCTATGCGCTGTCCATCGGCGTGATCACCCCGCCCGTCGGCAACGTGCTCTTCGTCGGAGCGCGGGTCGCCGGGATGGGCATCGAGCCAGTCGTCGGCAAGCTGATCTGGTTCTTGCTGGCCCTGGTTGGCGGACTCCTGCTGGTGATCTATATCGAGCCGCTCTCGCTGTGGATCCCGAACATGCTCGGGTTGATCGCCGAGTAG
- the larB gene encoding nickel pincer cofactor biosynthesis protein LarB: MAPTDLTERVVLRESAPPSASDDSLEGIAEFDFGRAARRGYPEAVLCEGKTMDHLVAIARAVGERGADDPEALGTILFTRATAEQAEAVCRELTGAIHDPVARMVAWPGPVPEPSGGTVLVLCAGTADIPVAREAWLTAQHLGRPTELVVDVGVAGLHRILARVDQIAAASAIVVVAGMDGALASVVAGLASAPVIGVPTSVGYGAAFEGLAPLLSMLNACSPGVAVVNIDNGYGAGHMAAQIAATG, from the coding sequence GTGGCGCCCACAGACCTGACCGAGCGCGTCGTGTTGCGGGAATCGGCCCCACCGAGCGCGTCGGATGACAGTCTCGAGGGCATCGCCGAGTTCGATTTCGGCCGGGCCGCGCGTCGCGGCTATCCCGAGGCCGTCCTGTGCGAGGGCAAGACGATGGACCACCTGGTCGCGATCGCGCGCGCGGTCGGCGAGCGCGGCGCGGACGACCCGGAGGCGTTGGGCACGATCCTCTTCACCCGTGCCACGGCGGAGCAGGCAGAGGCCGTATGCCGTGAGCTCACCGGAGCCATCCACGACCCAGTGGCGCGGATGGTTGCCTGGCCGGGGCCCGTGCCGGAGCCGAGCGGCGGCACGGTCCTGGTGCTCTGTGCCGGGACGGCCGACATCCCCGTCGCCCGTGAGGCGTGGCTGACGGCGCAGCATCTCGGGCGCCCGACCGAGCTCGTGGTCGATGTGGGCGTCGCGGGACTGCACCGGATCCTGGCCCGGGTCGACCAGATCGCTGCTGCCTCGGCCATCGTGGTCGTGGCCGGCATGGATGGCGCGCTGGCCAGCGTGGTCGCAGGGCTCGCATCGGCCCCGGTCATCGGGGTGCCCACGTCGGTCGGCTATGGCGCAGCGTTCGAGGGCCTGGCACCACTGCTGTCGATGCTCAACGCCTGCTCTCCCGGCGTGGCCGTCGTCAACATCGACAACGGCTATGGCGCTGGGCACATGGCGGCCCAGATCGCGGCCACCGGCTGA
- the larE gene encoding ATP-dependent sacrificial sulfur transferase LarE — MPQLLPVVAVTQGASGPPLQIADRVDAHQDVSPEVAALIARVAEHLPGEGRLGVAYSGGVDSTTLLAVAVRELGADRTVGILGISPSLATAERAAAHDIASQIGVGVVEVATDEGSSEAYRANGPDRCFHCKDELFARIGDDVVAAHGLAAVSYGENADDAIRPDRPGARAATEHLVLRPLADAGLTKADVRAVAAALGLPNADKPAAPCLASRIPHFKEVTPEKLTQIDRAEAAVRALGFSDCRVRHHDDVARLELTDHELARAADPQVRAALVEGVQAAGFRFVALDLVGIQSGAFTMPLVTRG, encoded by the coding sequence GTGCCCCAACTCCTCCCCGTCGTCGCGGTGACCCAGGGCGCGAGCGGCCCTCCCCTGCAGATCGCCGATCGGGTCGACGCCCACCAGGACGTCTCCCCCGAGGTCGCCGCGCTGATCGCCCGCGTGGCCGAGCACCTGCCCGGCGAGGGCCGGTTGGGCGTGGCCTACTCCGGCGGCGTGGACTCCACCACCCTCCTGGCCGTCGCCGTTCGTGAGCTGGGCGCGGACCGGACTGTCGGCATACTCGGCATCTCCCCGAGCCTGGCCACCGCCGAGCGGGCGGCCGCCCACGACATCGCCAGCCAGATCGGGGTCGGTGTCGTCGAGGTGGCCACGGATGAGGGGTCGTCGGAGGCCTATCGCGCCAACGGTCCGGACCGGTGCTTCCACTGCAAGGACGAGCTGTTTGCGCGCATCGGTGACGACGTCGTGGCCGCGCACGGGCTGGCGGCGGTGAGTTATGGCGAGAACGCCGACGACGCCATCCGTCCGGACCGTCCCGGTGCCCGGGCCGCGACCGAGCACCTAGTGCTGCGGCCGCTGGCCGACGCGGGGCTGACCAAGGCCGACGTGCGGGCCGTGGCGGCCGCCCTGGGGCTGCCCAACGCGGACAAGCCGGCGGCGCCGTGCCTGGCCTCGCGCATCCCGCACTTCAAGGAGGTCACCCCCGAGAAGTTGACCCAGATCGATCGGGCCGAGGCTGCCGTGCGGGCGCTGGGCTTCTCGGACTGCCGGGTGCGCCATCACGACGACGTCGCCCGGCTGGAGCTGACCGACCACGAGCTGGCCCGCGCCGCCGACCCGCAGGTGCGTGCCGCGCTGGTCGAGGGCGTGCAGGCTGCTGGTTTCCGGTTCGTGGCCCTGGACCTGGTCGGCATCCAGTCCGGTGCCTTCACCATGCCCCTGGTCACTCGTGGCTGA